From Gammaproteobacteria bacterium, the proteins below share one genomic window:
- a CDS encoding DUF481 domain-containing protein gives MLKKLLLIIFFIPLVSNAANSVEEEQGVWKGEGELGFTSTSGNTDSENLNAKLGISREEGKWKHAASLGAIKNTTEDETTADSLLFKEKSEYKLGEKSYAFGQLRYEDDEFSGYDYQTSISFGVGSRFIENEQHLLDASIGLGYRSIKDSETGDSEEDAIITGEAIYAYKISETATFTQIFYVESGDENTHSESDTGLKMQIVGNLASKISYLVKHNSDVPSGTDKTDKIFSVSLVYGF, from the coding sequence ATGTTAAAGAAACTGTTATTGATTATATTTTTCATCCCACTAGTGTCGAATGCCGCCAACAGTGTTGAAGAAGAACAAGGCGTTTGGAAAGGTGAAGGTGAATTGGGCTTTACTTCTACTTCGGGTAATACAGACTCAGAAAACCTAAATGCGAAACTGGGAATTTCCAGGGAAGAAGGCAAGTGGAAACATGCAGCCTCATTAGGAGCGATCAAGAACACCACCGAAGATGAGACTACTGCCGATAGCTTGCTATTCAAGGAAAAATCTGAATACAAACTTGGTGAGAAGTCATATGCATTCGGGCAGCTGCGATACGAGGACGATGAATTCAGTGGTTACGATTACCAGACATCGATCTCATTCGGTGTCGGCTCACGCTTTATCGAAAATGAACAGCACCTCCTCGATGCATCGATCGGTTTGGGTTATCGAAGCATCAAAGACAGCGAAACCGGGGATTCGGAGGAAGACGCCATTATTACCGGGGAAGCCATCTATGCATACAAAATCAGCGAAACGGCAACTTTTACCCAAATATTTTACGTGGAAAGTGGTGATGAAAACACCCATTCAGAGTCAGATACAGGATTAAAAATGCAGATAGTTGGCAACCTGGCATCAAAGATAAGCTACCTGGTGAAACATAATTCCGACGTTCCCTCCGGCACAGATAAAACAGACAAAATCTTTTCAGTCTCGTTGGTCTACGGCTTTTGA
- a CDS encoding peptidoglycan-binding protein — MKTLFVVVAVYSIALISGCSSSSQQFGSNQSEYEAEINARNKELEARDMEIAARDKELMARDQEISELKKQLDQSQKVSMMTASTGTQQAGQSDASMMARLLPPKARAGQCFARVFSPPKYKTETEKVLKADGYDEVKITPAVYRSEPKTVLVKEATEVLEVIPAVYGWKEEKVLVSPEITELRVVPAVYATVQERVLVKPAHSVWKKGTGPITKIDESTGEIMCLVEIPAEYKTVQKRVLKTPETTKPVVVKKAVYKTVKTRVVKEPARTVTRKVPAAYDTVAVQKLVKAASTSKVSKPPVYETVKTSYKVSDGYLKWEPILCETNVTGDIIRKLQQALNTKGYQAGPVDGIYGARTTQAVRKYQQDSKIPGNGELTIELVEALNIKY, encoded by the coding sequence ATGAAAACTTTATTTGTAGTAGTAGCAGTATATTCAATCGCACTAATTTCAGGCTGTAGCTCCTCAAGTCAACAATTTGGAAGCAACCAGAGCGAATACGAAGCAGAAATTAATGCTCGTAACAAGGAGCTCGAAGCGCGTGACATGGAAATCGCCGCACGTGATAAGGAACTGATGGCGCGTGACCAGGAAATCAGCGAATTAAAGAAGCAACTGGATCAAAGTCAAAAAGTATCGATGATGACCGCCAGCACAGGTACCCAGCAGGCTGGTCAATCCGATGCTTCGATGATGGCCAGATTGTTACCGCCCAAAGCCAGGGCAGGCCAGTGTTTTGCGCGCGTATTCTCCCCGCCAAAATATAAAACTGAAACCGAGAAGGTTCTCAAGGCAGATGGATACGACGAGGTAAAAATCACACCCGCTGTTTATCGTTCGGAACCCAAGACGGTATTGGTTAAAGAAGCCACGGAAGTTTTAGAAGTGATTCCGGCAGTGTATGGCTGGAAAGAGGAAAAAGTGCTGGTGAGCCCGGAAATTACCGAGTTAAGAGTTGTCCCGGCAGTCTATGCAACCGTACAAGAGCGGGTTCTGGTTAAACCTGCGCATTCGGTGTGGAAAAAAGGTACCGGCCCGATCACCAAAATTGATGAGAGCACCGGTGAAATCATGTGTCTGGTAGAGATTCCGGCCGAGTACAAAACGGTACAAAAACGCGTATTGAAAACACCGGAAACCACCAAGCCGGTCGTTGTCAAGAAGGCGGTTTACAAGACCGTTAAAACACGTGTTGTTAAAGAGCCCGCACGGACGGTGACCCGGAAAGTTCCAGCTGCCTACGATACCGTGGCGGTACAGAAGCTGGTTAAGGCGGCAAGCACCTCAAAGGTCAGCAAGCCCCCGGTTTACGAGACGGTAAAAACCTCTTACAAGGTTAGTGATGGTTACCTGAAGTGGGAGCCGATCTTATGCGAAACCAATGTGACGGGTGACATTATTCGCAAGCTTCAGCAGGCACTGAATACGAAAGGCTACCAGGCAGGTCCGGTTGATGGTATCTACGGCGCTCGGACAACCCAGGCAGTTCGCAAATACCAACAGGACAGCAAAATTCCTGGTAATGGTGAGTTGACCATCGAACTGGTTGAAGCTCTGAATATCAAGTACTGA
- the mscL gene encoding large-conductance mechanosensitive channel protein MscL, translating to MMSEFKDFAMRGNVVDMAVGIVIGGAFGKIVSSFVADVLMPPIGLLMGGVNFSDLAIMLKDAVGETAPVMIKYGSFIQTVVDFVIIAFAIFLVVKAMNSMKKPEEEPAPAPDTGPSAEETLLGEIRDLLKR from the coding sequence ATGATGAGTGAATTTAAGGACTTTGCCATGCGTGGCAATGTCGTTGACATGGCAGTAGGTATCGTCATCGGTGGTGCGTTCGGAAAGATCGTATCTTCCTTCGTTGCTGACGTTTTGATGCCGCCAATCGGCTTGTTGATGGGTGGCGTAAATTTTAGCGACCTGGCAATTATGCTGAAGGATGCTGTCGGTGAAACGGCCCCGGTAATGATCAAGTATGGGTCCTTTATCCAGACCGTAGTCGACTTCGTCATCATCGCGTTCGCGATCTTCCTTGTCGTCAAGGCGATGAACTCGATGAAGAAGCCGGAAGAAGAACCGGCACCAGCTCCGGATACAGGCCCCAGCGCCGAGGAAACTCTGCTGGGCGAGATTCGCGATCTATTGAAGCGGTAG